One window of the Bradyrhizobium sp. NP1 genome contains the following:
- a CDS encoding LysR family transcriptional regulator — translation MDRLASMETFVRVVETGSFSGAARQLRVGQPAVSKSVAQLEEYLGVKLLTRSTRGLTPTEAGLGYLERARRALEEAAEAELAARGAGAGLKGRLRVCAAVTFARIHLIPMLPQFMAQHPELDLEVVLDDRQIDLVQEGIDVALRMGKMMDSTLTVRRVARCKRLVLGTPTYFDRAGIPSTPSELSKHQAVVYLQGEGSVWSFRRESTELSVNVQSRLRVTAAEGVRAAVLSHAGLTIASEWMFSPELQSGAVRTVLSEWSLPPLDLWAVLPTGRAATAKARAFVGFFERSFNA, via the coding sequence ATGGATCGTCTAGCTTCAATGGAGACGTTCGTGCGGGTCGTTGAAACGGGCTCCTTCTCCGGAGCGGCCCGACAGCTTCGGGTGGGGCAGCCAGCCGTCTCCAAATCGGTCGCCCAACTGGAGGAATACCTCGGGGTCAAGCTGCTGACGCGTTCGACGCGCGGCCTCACCCCGACGGAAGCCGGGCTCGGTTATCTCGAGCGCGCCAGGCGGGCTCTCGAGGAAGCGGCCGAGGCCGAGCTCGCCGCACGCGGAGCCGGAGCAGGTCTTAAAGGACGATTGCGCGTCTGCGCCGCCGTCACGTTCGCACGCATCCATCTCATTCCGATGTTGCCGCAGTTCATGGCTCAGCATCCCGAATTGGATCTCGAGGTGGTCCTGGACGACCGTCAGATCGACCTCGTCCAGGAGGGCATCGATGTGGCGCTCCGGATGGGAAAGATGATGGATTCGACACTGACCGTTCGCCGCGTCGCAAGGTGCAAGCGGCTCGTCCTCGGGACGCCCACCTACTTCGATCGGGCGGGCATACCCTCGACTCCGAGCGAGCTGAGCAAGCACCAGGCCGTGGTCTATCTGCAGGGAGAAGGCAGTGTGTGGTCCTTCAGGCGCGAAAGCACGGAATTGTCCGTTAACGTTCAAAGCAGATTGCGGGTGACCGCCGCGGAAGGCGTAAGAGCCGCAGTGCTCTCTCATGCAGGCCTAACCATCGCGTCGGAGTGGATGTTCAGTCCGGAACTGCAATCGGGCGCCGTTCGCACCGTCCTATCCGAATGGAGTCTCCCGCCGCTCGACCTGTGGGCGGTGCTTCCGACCGGCCGTGCGGCGACAGCCAAGGCGCGAGCCTTCGTCGGGTTCTTCGAACGTTCGTTCAACGCCTAA
- a CDS encoding alkene reductase — MTTGRCPSTQAPERNVPVAKLFTPTQVGPYRLSHRVAMAPLTRMRSDPGDIPSELMVEYYKQRTTKDGLIISEASPVSIRGNGYAGAPGIYSDTQIAGWQRVTETVHARGGRIFQQLWHVGRQSHVDLQPNGDAPVAPSAIAAEGHAYSTRGEVPFSMPRALALHEIPAIIEEFRSGAERALRAGFDGVEIHGANGYLPDQFLQDGTNKRTDEYGGPIENRARFMLEVTQAAISVWGADRVGVRIAPSGTYGSMSDSDPAATFGYVTTQLDRLGIAYLHVVEPRIKGTEELSHGRAPIAAQHLRPKFSRTLIAAGGFTPASAEAIVTFGDADLVAFGRHFISNPDLPERIRQGLPLTRYDRSTFYGGDARGYTDYPTAEAAAAA, encoded by the coding sequence ATGACCACCGGCCGCTGTCCTTCCACTCAAGCACCCGAAAGGAATGTACCCGTGGCCAAGCTCTTCACCCCGACCCAGGTCGGCCCCTATCGTTTGTCCCATCGCGTCGCCATGGCGCCGTTGACGCGGATGCGCTCCGACCCCGGCGACATCCCGAGCGAGCTGATGGTCGAATACTACAAGCAGCGCACGACCAAGGACGGCCTGATCATCTCCGAAGCGTCGCCGGTCTCGATCCGCGGCAACGGTTATGCCGGTGCGCCCGGCATCTACTCGGACACTCAGATCGCGGGATGGCAGCGCGTCACCGAGACGGTCCACGCCAGGGGCGGCCGCATCTTCCAGCAGTTGTGGCACGTCGGCCGGCAGTCGCATGTCGACCTGCAGCCGAACGGGGACGCGCCGGTCGCGCCCTCCGCCATCGCGGCCGAGGGCCACGCGTACTCCACGCGCGGCGAGGTCCCGTTCTCGATGCCGCGCGCACTCGCGCTGCATGAGATCCCCGCCATCATCGAGGAGTTTCGGTCGGGCGCCGAGCGGGCGCTGCGGGCGGGCTTCGACGGCGTCGAAATCCATGGCGCGAACGGCTACCTGCCCGACCAGTTCCTGCAGGACGGAACGAACAAGAGGACTGACGAATACGGCGGCCCCATCGAAAACCGCGCCCGCTTCATGCTGGAGGTGACGCAGGCCGCCATCTCGGTCTGGGGAGCCGATCGCGTCGGCGTGCGCATCGCACCGAGCGGCACCTACGGATCCATGTCGGACAGCGATCCGGCGGCGACCTTCGGCTACGTGACGACGCAGCTTGACCGCCTGGGCATCGCCTACCTCCACGTCGTCGAGCCGCGCATCAAGGGCACCGAGGAGCTCTCGCATGGCCGGGCGCCGATCGCCGCTCAGCATCTGCGGCCGAAGTTCTCGCGAACTTTGATCGCGGCTGGCGGCTTCACCCCGGCTTCCGCGGAAGCCATCGTCACCTTCGGCGACGCCGACCTCGTCGCCTTCGGTCGCCATTTCATCTCGAATCCGGATCTGCCGGAGCGGATCCGCCAGGGCTTGCCGCTCACCCGTTACGACCGGTCGACCTTCTACGGCGGCGACGCGCGCGGCTACACCGACTACCCGACCGCAGAGGCGGCGGCAGCAGCCTGA
- a CDS encoding peroxiredoxin-like family protein gives MSLQAKLDAFKADFEAGKPPYSVPRSVIETMHRATAELIESGAAKRAKKAGDLAPTFSLKDPEGNVVSSADLLKRGPLMLSFYRGVWCPYCNMELQALEAAKPEFDKYGASLVAISPQTAPNSRKSVRQNKLSFPILSDAKGKVGAAFGLRFNLPDYLVELYKQLKNDLPTFNDDPSWTLPMPARYVIGQDGVILYSEVNPDYTRRPEPEDMVPVLQRAAAVKV, from the coding sequence ATGTCGCTTCAAGCCAAGCTCGATGCCTTCAAAGCCGATTTCGAGGCTGGAAAGCCGCCCTATAGCGTTCCTCGCTCCGTCATCGAGACGATGCACCGCGCCACCGCAGAACTGATCGAATCGGGCGCGGCCAAGCGCGCCAAGAAGGCCGGCGACCTCGCTCCAACCTTCTCGCTCAAGGATCCGGAGGGCAATGTCGTGAGCTCGGCCGACCTGCTGAAGCGCGGCCCGCTGATGCTCAGCTTCTACCGCGGTGTCTGGTGCCCCTACTGCAACATGGAGCTGCAGGCGCTCGAAGCCGCCAAGCCGGAGTTCGACAAGTACGGCGCTTCGCTCGTCGCGATCTCGCCGCAGACCGCTCCGAACAGCCGCAAGTCGGTGCGCCAGAACAAGCTGTCCTTTCCAATCCTGTCGGACGCGAAGGGCAAGGTCGGCGCCGCGTTCGGCCTGCGCTTCAACCTGCCCGACTATCTGGTCGAGCTCTACAAGCAGCTCAAGAACGATCTGCCGACGTTCAACGACGACCCGAGTTGGACCCTGCCAATGCCGGCCCGCTACGTCATCGGACAGGACGGCGTCATCCTCTATTCCGAAGTGAACCCCGACTACACCCGCCGGCCGGAGCCTGAAGACATGGTCCCGGTCCTCCAGCGGGCGGCGGCCGTCAAGGTGTGA